In one Musa acuminata AAA Group cultivar baxijiao chromosome BXJ2-5, Cavendish_Baxijiao_AAA, whole genome shotgun sequence genomic region, the following are encoded:
- the LOC103983849 gene encoding uncharacterized protein LOC103983849 isoform X1: MGQAFRKLFDSIFGNKEMRVVMLGLDAAGKTTILYKLHIGEVLSTVPTIGFNVEKVQYKNVMFTVWDVGGQEKLRPLWRHYFNNTDGLIYVVDSLDRERIGKAKAEFQAIINDPFMLNSVILVFANKQDMRGAMTPMDVCEGLGLYDLRNRVWHIQGTCALRGDGLYEGLDWLASTLKELQPSGRATSVGTSSS; this comes from the exons ATGGGGCAGGCGTTTCGGAAGCTCTTCGATTCAATCTTCGGCAACAAAGAGATGAGG GTTGTGATGCTTGGTCTGGACGCTGCGGGTAAAACTACAATTTTGTACAAGTTGCACATTGGAGAGGTTTTGTCAACAGTCCCAACAATTG GTTTTAATGTAGAAAAAGTTCAATATAAAAATGTGATGTTCACAGTGTGGGATGTTGGTGGGCAAGAGAAATTGAGGCCTTTATGGAGGCATTACTTTAACAACACAGATGGTCTG ATCTATGTAGTTGATTCATTGGATAGAGAGAGAATTGGGAAGGCTAAAGCAGAGTTTCAG GCCATCATCAATGACCCCTTTATGCTCAACAGTGTTATTTTGGTATTTGCAAACAAACAAGACATG AGAGGTGCAATGACCCCCATGGACGTGTGCGAGGGGCTTGGTCTCTATGACCTGAGGAACCGGGTGTGGCACATTCAAGGAACTTGTGCTCTTCGAGGTGATGGCCTCTATGAGGGTTTGGACTGGCTCGCCAGTACTCTGAAAGAACTGCAACCTTCAGGTCGTGCAACCTCAGTCGGCACCTCGTCAAGTTGA
- the LOC103983849 gene encoding ADP-ribosylation factor isoform X2 → MGQAFRKLFDSIFGNKEMRVVMLGLDAAGKTTILYKLHIGEVLSTVPTIGFNVEKVQYKNVMFTVWDVGGQEKLRPLWRHYFNNTDGLIYVVDSLDRERIGKAKAEFQAIINDPFMLNSVILVFANKQDMPYKL, encoded by the exons ATGGGGCAGGCGTTTCGGAAGCTCTTCGATTCAATCTTCGGCAACAAAGAGATGAGG GTTGTGATGCTTGGTCTGGACGCTGCGGGTAAAACTACAATTTTGTACAAGTTGCACATTGGAGAGGTTTTGTCAACAGTCCCAACAATTG GTTTTAATGTAGAAAAAGTTCAATATAAAAATGTGATGTTCACAGTGTGGGATGTTGGTGGGCAAGAGAAATTGAGGCCTTTATGGAGGCATTACTTTAACAACACAGATGGTCTG ATCTATGTAGTTGATTCATTGGATAGAGAGAGAATTGGGAAGGCTAAAGCAGAGTTTCAG GCCATCATCAATGACCCCTTTATGCTCAACAGTGTTATTTTGGTATTTGCAAACAAACAAGACATG CCATATAAACTATAA
- the LOC103983850 gene encoding uncharacterized protein LOC103983850, which produces MASPLSFHAAALLPPSFAVPPKFLRRRFPPLSSSASSSGTLGIYSRFERPLEDVYNVRVERRLSRERRAELGVDRWSVWKTGGRCRLPWDWHVDQQVYVVSGEVRVVPEGAKSGERFMRFVAGDLVRYPKWFEADLFFDGPYEERYRFLAYGDE; this is translated from the coding sequence ATGGCTTCACCCCTCAGCTTCCACGCCGCCGCACTCCTCCCACCGTCCTTCGCCGTCCCTCCCAAGTTCCTCCGCCGCCGCTTTCCTCCCTTGTCTTCTTCCGCTTCTTCCAGTGGGACCCTTGGGATCTATTCGCGTTTCGAGCGGCCTCTGGAGGACGTGTACAACGTGCGGGTGGAGCGACGGTTGTCGAGGGAGCGGAGGGCGGAGCTTGGCGTCGACCGGTGGTCGGTGTGGAAGACCGGAGGGCGCTGCCGCCTCCCCTGGGATTGGCACGTGGACCAGCAGGTGTACGTGGTCAGCGGCGAGGTCAGGGTAGTTCCCGAGGGTGCCAAGTCCGGCGAGCGCTTCATGCGTTTCGTCGCTGGCGACCTCGTTCGCTACCCCAAGTGGTTCGAGGCCGATCTCTTCTTCGACGGCCCCTATGAGGAGCGTTACCGTTTCCTTGCCTATGGTGATGAATGA
- the LOC135612119 gene encoding uncharacterized protein LOC135612119, producing the protein MDFHSLPRRELQALCKKNRIPANITNVAMADALQALHAGGGIEGMEEKLWNQSPKKAQAISTDLPCSSRGTSARRAVAPALVEPREQQASPLPRARRVTAKASEIEKLFSEEEDKEEKDGPAETTPIALVKRSTTKKSQGATTTRNTRRRTSKKEDVEAAEDGLVKATKTPATRTGRRTTARRGAESSVRVEEGTEDTVVSSRITTRRTRQSSKSIAVDDTTTTMRRSTRTRARASIRQMETLGQEEAATAAEQAEEVVEANNYMEGHDGSRKKTSDLATGKMPDLEETQGIDGEKCERDSNLEVVEADLPPHQLEKDGLIPESEGSDDVNELEIETQPEEEVEEGIKTNDSFEKDDTKPSDSTPGDASHLCVMKSPEKIEEETDGDGDKDVHGENCEHDSNVVVENTSLPLHQLAVDDAEEDEAEVVNEEPVPDAERGCEGEQESPVKGLVSCLENLEIEGDAVEEQSKREEETKNSSVLDLSASEKDAVDNTAEVVASSPPQQIHLYSRSSERRSNGVDLTAETLTQVEVRAASGMTLKAAGVIFEVEKSENKIEHGDKCQHCDADDEKKSLDESTRTAVMCGEVRVETDAEKQGSHVDLNCMSLRKLKMLYKEKISDLNGKEEGRRLALAEINKNIII; encoded by the exons ATGGACTTCCACAGCCTGCCGAGGAGAGAGCTTCAAGCCCTCTGCAAGAAGAACCGCATCCCTGCCAACATTACCAACGTCGCCATGGCCGACGCCCTCCAGGCTCTCCACGCC GGCGGAGGGATTGAGGGCATGGAGGAAAAGCTGTGGAATCAGTCCCCCAAGAAAGCTCAGGCCATCTCGACCGACCTCCCGTGCTCCTCTCGCGGGACCTCCGCTCGCCGGGCGGTGGCTCCCGCACTTGTTGAGCCCAGAGAGCAGCAGGCGAGCCCCCTGCCTCGGGCTCGTCGAGTGACCGCAAAGGCCTCCGAGATCGAGAAGCTGTTCTCGGAAGAAGAAGATAAAGAGGAGAAGGATGGACCTGCAGAGACGACACCCATAGCTTTGGTCAAGCGCAGCACCACGAAGAAGTCCCAAGGGGCGACGACCACGAGGAACACCAGAAGAAGGACGAGCAAGAAAGAGGATGTCGAAGCCGCGGAAGATGGTCTCGTCAAGGCAACCAAAACTCCAGCCACTAGAACTGGCCGGAGAACGACGGCTAGGAGGGGAGCCGAGTCCTCGGTTAGGGTGGAAGAAGGGACAGAAGACACGGTGGTTTCGTCGAGGATCACAACTCGCCGGACGAGGCAGTCCTCGAAGTCGATTGCTGTTGATGACACCACGACAACCATGAGGAGGAGCACGAGGACCAGGGCGAGGGCTTCGATCCGTCAGATGGAAACCTTGGgccaagaagaagcagcaacagcagcagaacAAGCGGAAGAAG TCGTCGAGGCCAACAATTACATGGAGGGACACGATGGTTCTCGGAAGAAGACCTCAGATTTGGCAACAGGCAAGATGCCTGATCTCGAAGAGACTCAAGGAATTGACGGTGAAAAGTGCGAACGAGATTCCAACTTGGAGGTCGTAGAAGCCGATCTTCCACCGCACCAGCTCGAAAAAGATGGATTGATCCCAGAATCTGAAGGATCCGATGACGTAAATGAGTTGGAAATTGAGACTCaaccagaagaagaagtggaagaaG GCATCAAAACGAATGATTCTTTCGAAAAAGACGACACGAAGCCGTCAGATTCGACACCAGGGGATGCTTCTCATCTCTGCGTCATGAAGTCACCAGAGAAGATCGAGGAAGAGACTGATGGAGATGGAGACAAAGATGTCCATGGCGAGAACTGTGAGCATGACAGCAATGTGGTCGTCGAGAACACCAGTCTTCCCCTGCATCAGCTGGCCGTAGACGACGCTGAAGAAGACGAAGCTGAAGTGGTCAATGAAGAACCAGTACCAGATGCAGAGAGAGGCTGCGAAGGAGAACAAGAATCACCTGTCAAGGGGCTCGTATCTTGTTTAGAGAATCTGGAGATCGAAGGAGATGCTGTGGAGGAGCAAAgcaagagagaggaggaaacaAAGAATTCCAGCGTCCTGGATCTTTCAGCTTCAGAAAAGGACGCAGTAGACAACACTGCTGAAGTTGTTGCTTCCTCTCCTCCCCAGCAGATTCATCTATATTCAAGGAGCTCCGAGAGGAGATCAAATGGTGTCGACTTGACTGCTGAAACCTTGACCCAAGTTGAGGTTAGAGCTGCATCTGGGATGACACTGAAGGCTGCTGGAGTGATCTTCGAGGTGGAGAAAAGTGAGAACAAGATCGAGCACGGGGACAAGTGCCAACACTGTGATGCTGACGATGAGAAGAAAAGCTTGGATGAGTCAACCAGGACAGCAGTCATGTGCGGGGAAGTCAGGGTGGAAACTGATGCTGAGAAACAGGGTTCGCATGTAGACTTGAACTGTATGAGCTTGAGAAAGCTGAAGATGCTGTACAAGGAGAAGATTAGTGACCTCAACGGCAAG GAGGAAGGAAGGAGATTGGCTCTTGCTGAGATAAACAAGAACATCATTATCTAG
- the LOC135612120 gene encoding uncharacterized protein LOC135612120 — MDLNLHLGLPRSPPPRRRDLGSDLSLSSLPPRPSPSTTVEDGRAPIPMSGAVEPSESHPPHANSQAEYGPELPVVLPSDRVYTPEYASCFAPIQPVVGDPEGTDAPYSPIRVEHLPALQEPGEAYLPPFVRGSANHQDHGAATFSFYPSITVQTGESLRPADGPSSRTGPSCYPDLCFSRLMQSSNRWPNRRFRSSLPHSGERLSFGSSLLPNPEQRVPDIVSSQRPSECNDKHKLIAENKAMEASEDEREDKSKSAANFECNICFDMAAEPVVTSCGHLFCWPCLYQWLHIHSDHKECPVCKGEVTEPKIIPIYGRGSSQTGVEKKNGEDAESAIKIPPRPHGNRFESFRQQVWSVSRRLDEGIAASWRRILDQQIRTGNRYGAFADPSQQDIYDSVHGRALIRLRMRRMSREVNPESGSITGELGLPVNNMPTPIASNTDSIFQDGARHQFSMYDVGRDRSAAITANFGRVVGQFTSSGNGYGASTSSVDPPNSSPFVSGPRVESALAADQASASSTMADIQGDVASSDALAEPYNAGSSWFNMRRGRSSTSGSFDADGGVLDSSKRRRLN; from the coding sequence ATGGATCTGAATCTCCACCTCGGTCTGCCTCGCTCCCCACCTCCACGCCGTCGTGATCTCGGTTCTGATCTCTCGCTCAGCTCGTTGCCTCCCCGGCCGTCTCCTTCCACCACTGTCGAGGACGGCCGTGCTCCAATTCCCATGTCGGGGGCCGTGGAACCATCGGAGTCTCACCCTCCCCACGCTAATTCGCAAGCCGAATACGGCCCTGAGCTGCCGGTTGTTCTACCGTCCGATAGAGTCTACACTCCCGAGTACGCCTCGTGCTTCGCTCCTATTCAACCGGTTGTTGGAGACCCTGAAGGAACTGACGCCCCATATTCTCCTATCCGTGTCGAACACCTGCCTGCTCTGCAGGAACCGGGTGAAGCTTACTTGCCACCTTTTGTTCGTGGATCAGCAAACCATCAAGATCACGGCGCAGCAACCTTTAGCTTTTACCCCTCAATTACCGTTCAAACAGGTGAATCCCTGCGTCCGGCAGATGGGCCCTCTTCGAGAACTGGGCCCTCTTGCTACCCTGATTTATGTTTCAGCAGGCTGATGCAGTCGAGCAATCGATGGCCAAACAGGCGATTTAGGTCTTCGCTTCCGCATTCTGGTGAGAGGCTCAGTTTTGGTTCATCATTGTTGCCTAATCCTGAGCAGAGGGTGCCTGACATAGTGAGCTCCCAAAGACCTTCGGAATGCAATGATAAACACAAACTGATTGCTGAAAACAAAGCAATGGAAGCTTCAGAAGACGAGAGGGAAGATAAAAGTAAAAGTGCTGCTAACTTTGAGTGCAATATTTGCTTCGATATGGCTGCAGAACCTGTTGTTACTTCATGTGGTCATTTATTTTGCTGGCCATGTTTGTACCAGTGGCTGCATATTCATTCCGATCACAAAGAATGCCCTGTATGCAAAGGCGAGGTAACCGAACCAAAGATCATACCTATTTATGGTAGAGGGAGTTCACAAACTGGTGTTGAAAAGAAAAATGGGGAAGATGCAGAATCGGCCATTAAAATCCCACCAAGGCCACATGGAAATAGATTTGAGAGCTTTAGGCAGCAGGTTTGGTCTGTTTCGAGGAGACTGGATGAGGGAATTGCGGCATCTTGGAGGCGCATTCTGGATCAGCAAATACGTACTGGAAATAGATATGGAGCATTTGCAGATCCAAGCCAGCAAGATATATATGACAGTGTTCATGGTAGAGCTCTAATTAGGCTGAGGATGAGAAGAATGTCGAGGGAGGTGAACCCTGAAAGTGGATCTATCACCGGGGAGCTTGGATTGCCTGTAAACAATATGCCAACCCCTATTGCAAGTAACACAGATTCTATTTTTCAAGATGGAGCTAGGCACCAGTTTTCCATGTATGATGTTGGCAGAGACAGATCGGCTGCTATAACTGCTAACTTTGGTAGGGTGGTTGGACAATTTACAAGTAGTGGTAATGGATATGGTGCATCTACTTCATCTGTTGATCCTCCAAATTCCAGCCCATTTGTGAGTGGGCCTCGGGTTGAATCAGCATTGGCTGCCGATCAAGCTTCTGCTTCTAGCACCATGGCAGACATACAGGGAGATGTTGCTAGTTCTGATGCCCTTGCAGAACCATATAATGCCGGGTCATCTTGGTTTAATATGAGGAGAGGTAGAAGCAGCACCTCTGGTTCCTTTGATGCTGACGGAGGTGTTCTTGACTCGTCTAAGAGAAGAAGATTGAACTAA
- the LOC135612121 gene encoding late embryogenesis abundant protein At5g17165-like, with protein sequence MAANSKAPALAAGFGKRFVSQIWAAPAPAAVASLAPVFSRRRAVHVSSYDKNVDELVPPSVVPDHVIDANSDKYWSPHPTTGVFGPADEGSASAAAGEKVAAAPGSGPSALDQTVWFRPLEDLDKPPQP encoded by the exons ATGGCAGCCAATTCGAAAGCGCCAGCGCTCGCTGCAGGGTTCGGAAAGCGATTCGTCAGCCAGATCTGGGCCGCTCCGGCTCCCGCCGCCGTCGCCTCTCTGGCACCTGTCTTTTCCAG GAGGAGGGCCGTGCACGTCtcgtcgtacgataagaacgttgACGAGCTGGTGCCGCCGAGCGTGGTGCCGGACCATGTGATCGACGCTAACTCCGACAAGTATTGGAGCCCGCACCCCACCACCGGCGTCTTCGGACCGGCCGACGAGGGCAGTGCCTCCGCTGCTGCCGGCGAGAAGGTGGCGGCCGCTCCAGGCAGCGGCCCGTCTGCGCTGGACCAGACCGTGTGGTTCCGCCCCCTGGAGGACTTGGATAAGCCTCCTCAGCCCTGA